The genomic region GGATAATCCAGATGGCCCTTGTCGAGAACGAACAAACGTTTTTCTCCAGGCAACCCATTGTAAATGCTGAACTGGCCCGGCGGTGCCACGGCCGGGTCGGCCAGCGCCGCCGCCACGTGCACGGGAATACGGATATATTGCGCGGCAACGGCGGCATCGTAATAGCTCAAGATGTCGAGAATATGACCGTGCTCTCGCTGATAAACCTGTACCGCGGCGGCACTGCCCGTGCTCGGCAGTTGCAGGCGCAGAGGATGATGGCCGAAGGTAGGCACATTGAAATGGGCGCGCCGGATGCGAAGATCCCAGGGCAGCGCCAGCGCGCCGATGCCGCCGCCGAAGCTGATGCCCAGATAAGCCACATGACCGGCCACTGCGGGAAACAGCCGGAGCAAAGCGGACACCGCCAGCCACAGGTCTTCCACACAGCCACCCAGAATGTATCGGTCTTTTTTATGAATGTTGTGCAGGACGTGGTAGTGGGGATTGTCCGAAATGGGCCAGCGGCGGCTGCGCGACAGGCCGCGAAAACAGGGAAACAAAAAGGCGGCGCCGGCAATGGGAAGATGGTAATCCGGTCCGTCCCGGCCGCCGTAACCGTGCCCGACCACCACGCCTCGGGTCACCGGGCCGCGTTTGGGAATCAGCGCCCAGCCGCCGATTTCGAAATCGCCGGTGGATCGATAGGCAAGGTCGTAACAGTCGTAATCCGGATGCGATCCGTTGCCGGGAGTGAGCCGCGGTTGCGGCTCCAATTGCATGGCCCGCTCGTATCGGCTCCGCCAGAACGACTCGAAATCCCAGGGCTGGGGCGGCGGAGCGATGCGCAGCAGTTGCTCCAAAGTATATCCGTAAGAAGGGTCGAAACCGGGCATGAAAAAAAAAGTGACATTTGAAGAAGAAATTGTACATTAAGAATAGAGTAAAAAGGACCTCCTTCGGTGAAAGTCTTGCTTTGCCCGCCTTTTCCACGCTCCGGCAGAAAAAGGAAGATTTTGTCGCAGGGGAAGCTTGTTGTTCAGAGAAGGCTATTTTTTTGCCTTTCAAGCTCAGACAGGGTAATTACGCCGGATGCCGGGATGGGTCGTACCTGAATGACGGATTCCCGTGCCATGCCTCAGCCTCCGGTTTCGAAGCCGGGATACAGCGTCATGCCGCCGTCGACGAACAGGCTGACCCCATGGACGTAATCCGCATCGTCGGAAGCCAACCAGACCACGGCGCGGGCGACGTCCTCGGGTTCGCCGATGCGTTTGTAAGGCACCAGTTTCATCAATTCCGCATACGCTTCCTGCGTCCCCCACGCATCCCTATTGATAGGGGTGCGGATGGCGCCCGGACAGACGCTGTTGATCCGGATGCGATACGGCGCGACCTCCTGGGCGATGCTTTTGGTCATCAACATTACGCCGCCCTTGGAAGCGGCATAATTGACGTGACCGGCCCAGGGAATGACCTCGTGCACCGAACTCATGCTGATGATCTTGCCCGCCGCGCAGGAAACTGCGGGCACCACGCCGCGGCGCTTGAATTCCCGCACCGCTTCACGGGCGCATAAAAATTGGCCGGTCAGATTGACGCCAAGGACCGTGTTCCACTGGCTCAGCGTCATTTCTTCAAACGGGGAATCTTTCTGCAGGCCGGCATTGTTGACCAGAATGTCGATAGTGCCGAATTCGGCAATCGCCCGTCGAAACATGGCCTGGACCTGTTCTTCATCGGAAACGTCCGCCTTGACGGCGATGGCGGCGCCACCTTTGGCCTCGATTTCCTCGACGAGGTCACGTGCGCCCGCATCGTTGGAAGCATAATTGATAACTACGGAGGCCCCTTCCTGTGCCATATGAATGGCGACGGCCCTGCCGATTCCGGAGACGGCGCCGGTAACCAGAGCTTTTTGTCCTCGTAGCATTTGGCGGACCGGGCAGAAAGGCATGACGACGTCGGGCAAGGGTTCAGAGTTGCTCATCGGGAAATCTCCTTGGCAATGGTTGGTGAAAGAGGGCATGACGGCCTAATCAGGCTTGCGGCAGGGTTGGATCAATTTGGCGACCGCGCCCGTCC from Methylosarcina fibrata AML-C10 harbors:
- a CDS encoding SDR family oxidoreductase, which translates into the protein MSNSEPLPDVVMPFCPVRQMLRGQKALVTGAVSGIGRAVAIHMAQEGASVVINYASNDAGARDLVEEIEAKGGAAIAVKADVSDEEQVQAMFRRAIAEFGTIDILVNNAGLQKDSPFEEMTLSQWNTVLGVNLTGQFLCAREAVREFKRRGVVPAVSCAAGKIISMSSVHEVIPWAGHVNYAASKGGVMLMTKSIAQEVAPYRIRINSVCPGAIRTPINRDAWGTQEAYAELMKLVPYKRIGEPEDVARAVVWLASDDADYVHGVSLFVDGGMTLYPGFETGG
- a CDS encoding acetylxylan esterase produces the protein MEQLLRIAPPPQPWDFESFWRSRYERAMQLEPQPRLTPGNGSHPDYDCYDLAYRSTGDFEIGGWALIPKRGPVTRGVVVGHGYGGRDGPDYHLPIAGAAFLFPCFRGLSRSRRWPISDNPHYHVLHNIHKKDRYILGGCVEDLWLAVSALLRLFPAVAGHVAYLGISFGGGIGALALPWDLRIRRAHFNVPTFGHHPLRLQLPSTGSAAAVQVYQREHGHILDILSYYDAAVAAQYIRIPVHVAAALADPAVAPPGQFSIYNGLPGEKRLFVLDKGHLDYPRRVEQENALLAELHHFFSEL